DNA sequence from the Lysinibacillus sp. OF-1 genome:
GATATTTCCTTCTGTCCCGCTCCCTGTAAAAATAATACCGTCACTATTTACGCCTAAAGCATTGGCTACAACCTCTCTTGATTGCTGGACAAAATAATAGGCTTGTCCTCCTAAATCATGAAGACTTGCACTATTTCCATAATAACGCTGTGCTACCTCTACATAAGCTGCAAGAGCCTCCTTCGTCATCGGTGATGTCGCAGCATAATCCATATAAATCATTGTCTTCTCCCTCTCTAGTTCATCAAGTCTTGTTTTCTTTTTTATTTTATGTAAAGATAAGTGTCAAGACAACTGTAAAGAGGGTATAACTATGGATGTAAAGGCAGATGTCCTTATAATCGGCAGTGGAATTGCTGCACTTCAAGCTGCTTTACTGCTCGAAGAACATTTTCAAGTACAAATTGTTACAAAATCATCTCTTTATATGAGTAGTTCTTATCGTGCACAAGGTGGCATCGCTGCTGTTACAAGTGAGAAAGATCATATTGAACACCACATTGCTGATACATTGAAAGCTGGAGAATATCATCACGAGAAAAAACATGTTACTACACTCATAGAAGATGGCACTAAAATCATGCAGAAATATTTAAAGACTGGTCTCCCTATCGATCGTCATGTTGATGGAAAACCGGCTCTAGGACTCGAAGGGGCACATAGTCATCATCGTATTCTACATGCAGGTGGTGATCGTACTGGTCAAATTTTCATAGATTACTTACTTCATAAACTTTCGCCTAAAACAAAGGTGAATTGCTATGAAATGGCTTATGAGCTTTTACGGAATACAGATGGTGACTGCATAGGCGCACTTACCAAAGGACAAAAAGGCATTACACGCTATTTGGCCCATCATGTCATTTTAGCGACAGGTGGTGCAGGTGCACTCTATTCAAGCACATCTAATTATCCAACCAATACAGGTGACGGCATCGCGTTAGCATTTCGCGCAGGTGCTGCCATCAGTGATATGGAATTTATGCAGTTCCACCCTAGTCTGCTTTGGTGTGAAAATGAGGCGAAGGGATTAGTTTCCGAAGCTGTTCGAGGTGCTGGTGGCATCTTTGTGGATGCACAGCGTCAGCCCATTATGACAGGCTTACATGCCCAACTTGACTTAGCACCAAGACATATTACGGCACTTGCACTTTTTAAAAAACGTGCTGCTGGTGAGGAGACGTTTATTGATATTACTAACATTCAAAATTTTGAAATGAAATTCCCAACAATTGCTCAGCTTTGCTATGACAATCAAGTTTATTTACAAGATGGCTTAATTCCTGTAGCTCCAGGAAGTCATTTCTTAATGGGGGGCGTTATTGCTGATGACAAAGGAAGAACCACTATACCTAATCTATATGCAGTGGGGGAAGTTGCCTGTACAGGTGTCCATGGTGCGAACCGTTTAGCAAGTAACTCCCTATTGGAAGGTATTACGTTTGGGCAAAGAATGGCTCAGTTCATCATTCAACATGGTTGCCATCAAAAAAATTTCACACATAACCACCATCAATGTGCTGAAATAATGCCATCTTTATTTAGCAAACAGCAGTTACAGCAATACATGATGCAGTTTTTAGGCATCGTGCGAAACGTTAATGACTTGCAGCATTTTATTCAGCAATTACCCTCCTTGCAATCACTTCTTTATACGAATCTAAAGGGTCTAGAACAAGCTGAATTGGAACTATTTATGATGCATGTTGTTGCAACATTAATGGCACATGCTGCAATTACACGAACGGAAACGCGTGGTGCTCATATTCGTACGGATAAATTAGAAATGGACGCACACTGGGCAAGTCGTTGGATTATTTTTTCGCAAGGCCAAATGAAAGTGAGGAACTCATTGTATGAATATCATCAAACTCGAGGAAATGCTCAAGCAATTTTTTAATGAGGATTTAGGTGATGGGGATTTATCGAGTGAATATATCTTTTCAGCTGAACAGCAGGGATCATTTTCTTTTTATGCTAAAGAAAATGGGGTTTTCTGCGGGGCGCTCATTATTGAGTATGGCTTTCACTTACTCGATCGATCAATAAAAATCCAACTTCTAAAAAAAGATGGAGAGACAGTAAAGACCGGTGATGTGCTTGCTGTGGTAAAGGGACCCTTACAAAAATTATTAATAGGTGAGCGCGTTATATTAAATCTTATTCAGCGTATGTCCGCTATTGCGACGGCGACCCATCATGCCGTTCGAGAAACAGCTGGTACGCATGCGAAAATATGTGATACGCGTAAAACCATGCCTGGATTGCGTATGCTGGATAAATATGCTGTTAGAATCGGTGGTGGCTTTAATCATCGTAATGGCCTGTATGATGCCATCATGCTAAAGGATAACCACATTGCCTTTGCTGGTAGCATTACAAAAGCTGTTCAGGCTGCTAGAGCAAAAGTCGGTCATACTGTAAAAATCGAAGTGGAAATTGAAACAAAGGACCAGCTAGAAGAAGCCATCATTGCTGGAGCAGATATTATTATGTTTGATAACCGTAGTCCAGAAGAAATACGAGCATGGCTTCCCACTGTCCCTTCTTCTATTGTGACAGAGGCATCAGGAGGCATCACACTTGAAAATTTAAAGGCCTATGCACAATCAGGTGTTCAGTTTATTTCACTTGGTTCATTAACGCATTCCGTTAAAGCCTTTGACATTAGTGCACTCGTTCAAATGAAAGGAGATCATTCCCTTGTCCATAACTAGTTTATTACAACAAACGACACTACTTCCAGAGCATTACCGGGCATTATCCGTAAAGGAAATGGAATCTCGTATTTTATCAATAAAGCAAAAATTAGGATCTAAACTATTTATACCAGGACATCATTATCAAAAAGATGAAGTCATTCAATTTGCAGATGCAACTGGTGATTCCCTACAGTTAGCTCAATTATCTGCCGCAAACAAGGAAGCTGAGCATATCGTATTTTGCGGTGTGCATTTTATGGCTGAAACTGCTGATATGCTGACAACGAAGCAGCAACATGTCTATTTACCAGATATGCGTGCAGGTTGTTCAATGGCTGATATGGCTGATATTTATCAAACAGAACAAGCATGGCCGATTCTTCAGCAACTCTTTGGTGATACAATTATCCCGCTAACTTATGTCAATTCAACTGCTGCCATTAAAGCCTTTACGGGAAGACATGGTGGTGCCTGTGTCACTTCATCGAATGCTAAGGAGCTTGTTCAATGGGCATTTACACAAAAACAGCGTATTTTCTTTTTACCTGACCAACATTTAGGAAGAAATACTGCCTATGATTTAGGTATTCCACTTAAAAATATGGCTGTTTGGAATCCCCATAAGAATATTCTTGAAACAAATGAGCCGCTTGAGAACATTCAGGTTATTCTATGGAAAGGTCATTGCTCTGTACATGAAGGATTTACGGTTCACCATACGGAGGTTGTTCGCAAAGAACATCCAACTATGCAAATTATTGTTCACCCTGAATGCAGTCGTGAAGTTGTAGCAGCTGCTGATGATGCAGGTTCCACAAAATACATCATTGAGACAATCAATCGTGCACCAAGCGGATCGTCATGGGCTATTGGAACAGAAATGAATCTTGTCAATCGCATAATGAAGCAGCATCCAGATAAACATATTATCTCTTTAAATGAAAATTTTTGTCCTTGCTTAACAATGAATCGCATTGACCTTCCCCATCTGTTGTGGAGCTTAGAAAGTATTGAGCAGGGGCAACCACATAACCGTATCCAAGTAGATGAATATACTACAGCTGAAGCACTTAGCTCTCTCGAAAGAATGCTAGCACGAGGATAATTAGGTTACTTTAAAAGCAGAGATGGTGTAAAAAAACGTCTCTGCTTTTTATGTTCATATAACATCTATTTTGAATAGCTTAAACAACTGCCATTTTCAAATGCATCATCATCGATCCAATCAAAGAATATCCATCTATTGCTGAAATTGACATGGCTTTATGCTCTATGCTACTGTCGATTTGGAGGTGAAAATAAATGGCTTTTCAATCGAAAAATATTTTTATCAATTTACCAGTGAAAGATCTAAACAAATCCATCAACTTCTTTAAGGAACTAGGTTTTGAGTTCAATCAACAATTTAGCGATGAGACTACAGCCTCAATGATTATTAGTGAAAATATCTTCGCATTAATGATGGTGGAAGAACGATTCAAAGGGTTTAGTAAGAAGGAAATTACAAATACTACTACGTCTGCAGAAGCAATTTTATGTCTATCTGCTGAAAATCGAGAGCAAGTAGATCAATTAGTAAATAAGGCACTGGCCTCCGGTGGTAAATCTTATAGTGAACCCCAAGATCATGGGTTTATGTATGGCTGGGGATTTCAGGATGTAGATGGGCATATCTGGGAAGTAGTTTATATGGATGAAAATGCATTGAATCAAGAGTAATATTTATATCTATGAATATGAAAAAACAGTAGATGCGTGTGCATCTACTGTTTTTTAGTATGACCCGTACGGGATTCGAACCCGTGTTACCGCCGTGAAAGGGCGGTGTCTTAACCACTTGACCAACGGGCCAATGGCGGAGAAGGAGGGATTTGAACCCTCGCGCCGGTTACCCGACCTACACCCTTAGCAGGGGCGCCTCTTCAGCCTCTTGAGTACTTCCCCACATAAAAATGGCTCCGAAGGCAGGACTCGAACCTGCGACAACCTGATTAACAGTCAGGTGCTACTACCAACTGAGCTACTTCGGAATAATGATGGGCCTAAATGGACTCGAACCATCGACCTCACGCTTATCAGGCGTGCGCTCTAACCAGCTGAGCTATAGGCCCTTGGAGCGGGTGATGGGAATCGAACCCACGACATCAGCTTGGAAGGCTGAGGTTTTACCATTAAACTACACCCGCATAAATGGTGGGTCAGGACGGAATCGAACCGCCGACACTTAGAGCTTCAATCTAATGCTCTACCAACTGAGCTACTGACCCATTTCGTCCATGCTAAGCTTATTTTCTTTTGCTTTTCATATCTTCTTATGAAAATAATGGCGGTCCCGACCGGGATCGAACCGGCGATCTCCTGCGTGACAGGCAGGCATGTTAACCGCTACACCACGGGACCATTTGGTTGCGGGGGCCGGATTTGAACCAACGACCTTCGGGTTATGAGCCCGACGAGCTACCACTGCTCCACCCCGCGATAATTTTATACGGTTTCGAGTTTTTAAAGCACCATTTATAAAGATTTAAAACTGGAGGAGGTAGAGGGATTCGAACCCCCGCGCGGTGTTACCCGCCTGTCGGTTTTCAAGACCGATCCCTTCAGCCAGACTTGGGTATACCTCCGTTGCAATATATAAATGGTGGACCTTGCAGGACTCGAACCTGCGACCGGACGGTTATGAGCCGTCTGCTCTAACCAACTGAGCTAAAGGTCCTTTAAGATGGCGGCAGAGGGGATCGAACCCCCGACCTTACGGGTATGAACCGTACGCTCTAGCCAGCTGAGCTACGCCGCCAGGATCTTTATACTGGTTAATTTATTATGGTGGAGCCTAGCGGGATCGAACCGCTGACCTCCTGCGTGCAAGGCAGGCGCTCTCCCAGCTGAGCTAAGGCCCCATAATTTCTTTGGAAATGGTCGGGAAGACAGGATTCGAACCTGCGACCCCTTGGTCCCAAACCAAGTGCTCTACCAAGCTGAGCTACTTCCCGTTCTTTTTGGCGCGCCCGACAGGAGTCGAACCCATAACCTTCTGATCCGTAGTCAGACGCTCTATCCAATTGAGCTACGGGCGCATTAAAAATGGTGCCGAGGACCGGAATCGAACCGGTACGGTAGTCACCTACCGCAGGATTTTAAGTCCTGTGCGTCTGCCAGTTCCGCCACCCCGGCACATTTGGAGCGGAAGACGAGGTTCGAACTCGCGACCCCCACCTTGGCAAGGTGGTGTTCTACCACTGAACTACTTCCGCATGTGCATAAGTTTTTTTATCTGGCAATGAAATAATGGTGCGGGTGAAGGGAGTCGAACCCCCACGCCTTGCGGCGCTAGATCCTAAGTCTAGTGCGTCTGCCAATTCCGCCACACCCGCTTATTATTATTTAAAAATGGTGAGCCATGAAGGACTCGAACCTTCGACCCTCTGATTAAAAGTCAGATGCTCTACCAACTGAGCTAATGGCTCTAAAAAAATGGTGCCGGCTATAGGAATCGAACCCACGACCTACTGATTACAAGTCAGTTGCTCTACCTGCTGAGCTAAACCGGCATATGGTGGAGGATGACGGGCTCGAACCGCCGACCCTCTGCTTGTAAGGCAGATGCTCTCCCAGCTGAGCTAATCCTCCTGGGTATTATGCCTAGCGACGTCCTACTCTCACAGGGGGAAGCCCCCAACTACCATCGGCGCTAAAGAGCTTAACTTCCGTGTTCGGTATGGGAACGGGTGTGACCTCTTTGCCATCATCACTAGACTATGGTCGACCTTCAATACACGGCGTATTACTGCGTCAGCTGCTCTCGTTCAATCAGTCACGTACAGAAGTACGCTCCTTCAATCACTCGTTTGCTTCCTTGTTCTACTTGTGTCTTGAAGCTCTTTTTTTATTGAAAGTTTTGTTCTTTCAAAACTGGATAAACGGTTCATTGAATGGTTCAAACATTTTGGTTAAGTCCTCGATCGATTAGTATTCGTCAGCTCCATGTGTCACCACACTTCCACCTCGAACCTATCTACCTCATCGTCTTTGAGGGATCTTACTTACTTGCGTAATGGGAAATCTCATCTTGAGGGGGGCTTCATGCTTAGATGCTTTCAGCACTTATCCCGTCCACACATAGCTACCCAGCGATGCCTTTGGCAAGACAACTGGTACACCAGCGGTGTGTCCATCCCGGTCCTCTCGTACTAAGGACAGCTCCTCTCAAATTTCCTACGCCCACGACGGATAGGGACCGAACTGTCTCACGACGTTCTGAACCCAGCTCGCGTACCGCTTTAATGGGCGAACAGCCCAACCCTTGGGACCGACTACAGCCCCAGGATGCGATGAGCCGACATCGAGGTGCCAAACCTCCCCGTCGATGTGGACTCTTGGGGGAGATAAGCCTGTTATCCCCGGGGTAGCTTTTATCCGTTGAGCGATGGCCCTTCCATGCGGAACCACCGGATCACTAAGCCCGTCTTTCGACCCTGCTCGACTTGTAGGTCTCGCAGTCAAGCTCCCTTGTGCCTTTACACTCTACGAATGATTTCCAACCATTCTGAGGGAACCTTTGGGCGCCTCCGTTACCTTTTAGGAGGCGACCGCCCCAGTCAAACTGTCCGCCTGACACTGTCTCCTGCCCCGCTAAGGGGCATGGGTTAGAATTTCAATACAACCAGGGTAGTATCCCACCGACGCCTCCTTCGAAGCTGGCGCTCCGAGATCTCTGGCTCCTACCTATCCTGTACAAGTTGTACCAAAATTCAATATCAGGCTACAGTAAAGCTCCACGGGGTCTTTCCGTCCTGTCGCGGGTAACCTGCATCTTCACAGGTACTATAATTTCACCGAGTCTCTCGTTGAGACAGTGCCCAGATCGTTACGCCTTTCGTGCGGGTCGGAACTTACCCGACAAGGAATTTCGCTACCTTAGGACCGTTATAGTTACGGCCGCCGTTTACTGGGGCTTCAATTCGCAGCTTCGCTTGCGCTAACCACTCCTCTTAACCTTCCAGCACCGGGCAGGCGTCAGCCCCTATACGTCACCTTACGGTTTTGCAGAGACCTGTGTTTTTGCTAAACAGTCGCCTGGGCCTATTCACTGCGGCTCTCATGCGCTTGCACGCTCAAGAGCACCCCTTCTCCCGAAGTTACGGGGTCATTTTGCCGAGTTCCTTAACGAGAGTTCTCTCGCACACCTTAGGATTCTCTCCTCGACTACCTGTGTCGGTTTGCGGTACGGGCACCTCTCACCTCGATAGAGGCTTTTCTTGGCAGTGTGAAATCAGGAACTTCGTCCATACGGACTCGCCATCACAGCTCAACGTTACAGTGTGCGGATTTGCCTACACACACGCCTTACTGCTTGGACGCGCATAACCAACAGCGCGCTTACCCTATCCTACTGCGTCCCCCCATTTCTCAAACGGTGAGGAGGTGGTACAGGAATATCAACCTGTTGTCCATCGCCTACGCCTATCGGCCTCGGCTTAGGTCCCGACTAACCCTGAGCGGACGAGCCTTCCTCAGGAAACCTTAGTCATACGGTGGACGGGATTCTCACCCGTCTTTCGCTACTCATACCGGCATTCTCACTTCTAAGCGCTCCACCAGTCCTTCCGGTCTGACTTCAACGCACTTAGAACGCTCTCCTACCACTGACATCGTAGATGTCAATCCACAGCTTCGGTGAATCGTTTAGCCCCGATACATTTTCGGCGCAGCGTCACTCGACCAGTGAGCTATTACGCACTCTTTAAATGATGGCTGCTTCTAAGCCAACATCCTGGTTGTCTGTGCAACGCCACATCCTTTTCCACTTAACGATTACTTTGGGACCTTAGCTGGTGGTCTGGGCTGTTTCCCTTTTGACTACGGATCTTATCACTCGCAGTCTGACTCCCGTGTATAAATATCTGGCATTCGGAGTTTGTCTGAATTCGGTAAACCGGGATGGCCCCCTAGTCCAAACAGTGCTCTACCTCCAGTATTCTCATCACGAGGCTAGCCCTAAAGCTATTTCGGAGAGAACCAGCTATCTCCAAGTTCGATTGGAATTTCTCCGCTACCCACACCTCATCCCCGCACTTTTCAACGTGCGTGGGTTCGGGCCTCCAGTAAGTGTTACCTTACCTTCACCCTGGACATGGGTAGATCACCTGGTTTCGGGTCTACGACCACGTACTATTTCGCCCTATTCAGACTCGCTTTCGCTGCGGCTCCGCCTTCTAAAGCTTAACCTCGCACGTAATCGTAACTCGCCGGTTCATTCTACAAAAGGCACGCTATCACCCATTAACGGGCTCTAACTACTTGTAGGCACACGGTTTCAGGATCTCTTTCACTCCCCTTCCGGGGTGCTTTTCACCTTTCCCTCACGGTACTGGTTCACTATCGGTCACTAGGTAGTATTTAGCCTTGGGAGATGGTCCTCCCGGATTCCGACGGAATTTCACGTGTTCCGCCGTACTCAGGATCCACTCAGGAGAGAACGAACTTTCGACTACAGGGCTTTTACCTGCTCTGGCGGACCTTTCCAAGTCGCTTCATCTAACTCGCTCTTTTGTAACTCCGTATTGAGTGTCCTACAACCCCAAGAGGCAAGCCTCTTGGTTTGGGCTCTTCCCGTTTCGCTCGCCGCTACTCAGGGAATCGATTTTTCTTTCTCTTCCTCCAGGTACTTAGATGTTTCAGTTCCCTGGGTCTGCCTTCAAGACGCTATGTATTCACGTCAAGATACTACGCGATTAAACGTAGTGGGTTCCCCCATTCGGAAATCTCCGGATCAAAGCTCACTTACAGCTCCCCGAAGCATATCGGTGTTAGTGCCGTCCTTCTTCGGCTCCTAGTGCCAAGGCATTCGCCGTGCGCCCTTAATAACTTAACCAAGTTATTAAGCCTATAAAAAACTTAAAAAATAAATGTGTTTGTTACAATTTCAATGTCGTTTTATCCAGTTTTCAAAGAACAAAGCTACTGCCTGCTTATACATCTCGCAGCTTTGCGACGAAAGCGTAGCGACAGGAGCACATAATTAGAAGTAATTCATTCAAGAAGAATGAACCTTCAAAACTGAACGCAAAACGTAATCTTACAAACCCTAGGTTTGTATTCCGAAATAATCCTTAGAAAGGAGGTGATCCAGCCGCACCTTCCGATACGGCTACCTTGTTACGACTTCACCCCAATCATCTATCCCACCTTCGGCGGCTGGCTCCAAAAGGTTACCTCACCGACTTCGGGTGTTACAAACTCTCGTGGTGTGACGGGCGGTGTGTACAAGGCCCGGGAACGTATTCACCGCGGCATGCTGATCCGCGATTACTAGCGATTCCGGCTTCATGTAGGCGAGTTGCAGCCTACAATCCGAACTGAGAACGACTTTATCGGATTAGCTCCCTCTCGCGAGTTGGCAACCGTTTGTATCGTCCATTGTAGCACGTGTGTAGCCCAGGTCATAAGGGGCATGATGATTTGACGTCATCCCCACCTTCCTCCGGTTTGTCACCGGCAGTCACCTTAGAGTGCCCAACTAAATGATGGCAACTAAGATCAAGGGTTGCGCTCGTTGCGGGACTTAACCCAACATCTCACGACACGAGCTGACGACAACCATGCACCACCTGTCACCGTTGCCCCCGAAGGGGAAACTATATCTCTACAGTGGTCAACGGGATGTCAAGACCTGGTAAGGTTCTTCGCGTTGCTTCGAATTAAACCACATGCTCCACCGCTTGTGCGGGCCCCCGTCAATTCCTTTGAGTTTCAGTCTTGCGACCGTACTCCCCAGGCGGAGTGCTTAATGCGTTAGCTGCAGCACTAAGGGGCGGAAACCCCCTAACACTTAGCACTCATCGTTTACGGCGTGGACTACCAGGGTATCTAATCCTGTTTGCTCCCCACGCTTTCGCGCCTCAGTGTCAGTTACAGACCAGATAGTCGCCTTCGCCACTGGTGTTCCTCCAAATCTCTACGCATTTCACCGCTACACTTGGAATTCCACTATCCTCTTCTGCACTCAAGTCTCCCAGTTTCCAATGACCCTCCACGGTTGAGCCGTGGGCTTTCACATCAGACTTAAGAAACCACCTGCGCGCGCTTTACGCCCAATAATTCCGGACAACGCTTGCCACCTACGTATTACCGCGGCTGCTGGCACGTAGTTAGCCGTGGCTTTCTAATAAGGTACCGTCAAGGTACAGCCAGTTACTACTGTACTTGTTCTTCCCTTACAACAGAGTTTTACGAACCGAAATCCTTCTTCACTCACGCGGCGTTGCTCCATCAGGCTTTCGCCCATTGTGGAAGATTCCCTACTGCTGCCTCCCGTAGGAGTCTGGGCCGTGTCTCAGTCCCAGTGTGGCCGATCACCCTCTCAGGTCGGCTACGCATCGTCGCCTTGGTGAGCCGTTACCTCACCAACTAGCTAATGCGCCGCGGGCCCATCCTATAGCGACAGCCGAAACCGTCTTTCAGTGTTTCACCATGAGGTGAAACAGATTATTCGGTATTAGCCCCGGTTTCCCGGAGTTATCCCAAACTATAAGGTAGGTTGCCCACGTGTTACTCACCCGTCCGCCGCTAACGTCGAAGGAGCAAGCTCCTTCTCTGTTCGCTCGACTTGCATGTATTAGGCACGCCGCCAGCGTTCGTCCTGAGCCAGGATCAAACTCTCCATAAAAGAAATTTGAATAGCTCAAATTGTTTTGCTGGCATCATTTTGATGTCCAAAATTTTGTTTCGTTCACTAACCGAAATTAGTTACTGAAAACTTTATTGATTACGTTTTGCTTGTTCAGTTTTCAAGGTTCATTTTATTCAAGTCGTTTTCAGCGACTTTATTATCATATCTTGTTCACAACAAGAAGTCAACAACTTTTTAAAACTTTATTTTCAAGCGTTCCTTCTTGTTAAGGACAAGTAATAATATATAATATAGCATTATAAAAATCAAGCATTTTTCGTAAAAAAATTAAAAATCTTTTTAACATCGATGACAAACAATAGAATCCCTGCTAATACAATCAATCCACCAATGATTTGTGTCATAATCAAATACTCTTTAAATATCAGCAAGGCTAAAAGAGCTGCCCCTACAGGTTCAAATAATATAGCGATTGAAACAACATTCGTACTAACATATTTAATAGACCAATTAAATAGAGTATGACCCAATAAATTAGGGACTAACGCTAATAAGAAAAACCATAACCAATCCATCGAAGAGTATGGACCAAAAGATTCTCCTTTAATCAATACATAAAAAAGTAAAGTAATGGTACACACAACATACACAACCATCGTATACGTCATTAAAGATAATCTTTTACGCACATCCTGTCCTAATAGAAAATAAGCCGTAGCAAGCGCACAAGCAATGAGCGCAAGTATATCTCCATAAAAAGCTGTTCCACTTACTTTAAAATCCCCCCAACTGATTAACACACTGCCTACTATAGCGATGGTACCTGCAACGATCGTTTTCTTTGTTATCTTCTCTTTAAAGAAAAAGTATGTTCCCACAAATGCAAACAACGGCTGTAATGTCACCAAAACTGTAGAGCTTGCTACTGAAGTATAGTTGAGTGATTCAAACCATAAAATAAAATGGAAAGCTAAAAAGATTCCCGCAACTGAAGAAAATAACCAATCACGTCTCCTTAAAGCTGTTAACTCCTTTGTATACTTCCTCAAAAATAACGGTGCCATTATTAAAACAGAAAATAGCATACGATAAAAAGCTATGATGCCAGCTTCCGCTGATGCTAATTTCACAAAAATAGCGGACATGGATACTGAAATAACACCAATTACGATTGGGATGTATGGATGAATTTTAGGTTGCTCCAAAAATCTCACCTCCATCATTGATGCCTCGCGCGTAATATTCTAACTGAATCCCCAGAAGCTATTACGTCTTGTAACAACAGTTAATTGATCTGCCTCATGCAAACACATTACCTTAGCACATA
Encoded proteins:
- the nadB gene encoding L-aspartate oxidase gives rise to the protein MDVKADVLIIGSGIAALQAALLLEEHFQVQIVTKSSLYMSSSYRAQGGIAAVTSEKDHIEHHIADTLKAGEYHHEKKHVTTLIEDGTKIMQKYLKTGLPIDRHVDGKPALGLEGAHSHHRILHAGGDRTGQIFIDYLLHKLSPKTKVNCYEMAYELLRNTDGDCIGALTKGQKGITRYLAHHVILATGGAGALYSSTSNYPTNTGDGIALAFRAGAAISDMEFMQFHPSLLWCENEAKGLVSEAVRGAGGIFVDAQRQPIMTGLHAQLDLAPRHITALALFKKRAAGEETFIDITNIQNFEMKFPTIAQLCYDNQVYLQDGLIPVAPGSHFLMGGVIADDKGRTTIPNLYAVGEVACTGVHGANRLASNSLLEGITFGQRMAQFIIQHGCHQKNFTHNHHQCAEIMPSLFSKQQLQQYMMQFLGIVRNVNDLQHFIQQLPSLQSLLYTNLKGLEQAELELFMMHVVATLMAHAAITRTETRGAHIRTDKLEMDAHWASRWIIFSQGQMKVRNSLYEYHQTRGNAQAIF
- the nadC gene encoding carboxylating nicotinate-nucleotide diphosphorylase — its product is MNIIKLEEMLKQFFNEDLGDGDLSSEYIFSAEQQGSFSFYAKENGVFCGALIIEYGFHLLDRSIKIQLLKKDGETVKTGDVLAVVKGPLQKLLIGERVILNLIQRMSAIATATHHAVRETAGTHAKICDTRKTMPGLRMLDKYAVRIGGGFNHRNGLYDAIMLKDNHIAFAGSITKAVQAARAKVGHTVKIEVEIETKDQLEEAIIAGADIIMFDNRSPEEIRAWLPTVPSSIVTEASGGITLENLKAYAQSGVQFISLGSLTHSVKAFDISALVQMKGDHSLVHN
- the nadA gene encoding quinolinate synthase NadA, with the protein product MSITSLLQQTTLLPEHYRALSVKEMESRILSIKQKLGSKLFIPGHHYQKDEVIQFADATGDSLQLAQLSAANKEAEHIVFCGVHFMAETADMLTTKQQHVYLPDMRAGCSMADMADIYQTEQAWPILQQLFGDTIIPLTYVNSTAAIKAFTGRHGGACVTSSNAKELVQWAFTQKQRIFFLPDQHLGRNTAYDLGIPLKNMAVWNPHKNILETNEPLENIQVILWKGHCSVHEGFTVHHTEVVRKEHPTMQIIVHPECSREVVAAADDAGSTKYIIETINRAPSGSSWAIGTEMNLVNRIMKQHPDKHIISLNENFCPCLTMNRIDLPHLLWSLESIEQGQPHNRIQVDEYTTAEALSSLERMLARG
- a CDS encoding VOC family protein; this translates as MAFQSKNIFINLPVKDLNKSINFFKELGFEFNQQFSDETTASMIISENIFALMMVEERFKGFSKKEITNTTTSAEAILCLSAENREQVDQLVNKALASGGKSYSEPQDHGFMYGWGFQDVDGHIWEVVYMDENALNQE
- a CDS encoding DMT family transporter; its protein translation is MEQPKIHPYIPIVIGVISVSMSAIFVKLASAEAGIIAFYRMLFSVLIMAPLFLRKYTKELTALRRRDWLFSSVAGIFLAFHFILWFESLNYTSVASSTVLVTLQPLFAFVGTYFFFKEKITKKTIVAGTIAIVGSVLISWGDFKVSGTAFYGDILALIACALATAYFLLGQDVRKRLSLMTYTMVVYVVCTITLLFYVLIKGESFGPYSSMDWLWFFLLALVPNLLGHTLFNWSIKYVSTNVVSIAILFEPVGAALLALLIFKEYLIMTQIIGGLIVLAGILLFVIDVKKIFNFFTKNA